In Flavobacterium cerinum, one genomic interval encodes:
- a CDS encoding RluA family pseudouridine synthase, producing MQNNSNIEDADLDGELFEHYRFEAAKGQAPLRVDKFLMNLVENATRNKIQQAATNGNIFVNDVPVKSNYKVKAFDVVRVLMEQPPFENIIIPENIPLDIVYEDDQLLVINKPAGLVVHPGHGNYTGTLVNALAYHFENLPLNSSERPGLVHRIDKDTTGLLVVAKTDMAMAYLTKQFADKTSEREYVALVWGNIEEEEGTIEGYIGRHMKDRMQMAVYDSEDFGKHAVTHYKVIERFGYVTLVSCILETGRTHQIRAHMKSIGHTLFNDERYGGHLILKGTTFTKYKQFIDNCFKTLPRQALHAKTLGFEHPTTKEFMRFDTELPQDMKECIEKWRTYSKSHTMEEEE from the coding sequence ATGCAGAATAATAGCAATATAGAAGACGCCGATTTAGACGGCGAATTATTTGAACATTATCGCTTTGAAGCTGCTAAAGGTCAGGCACCTTTGCGGGTAGATAAGTTTTTAATGAACCTTGTTGAAAATGCAACAAGAAATAAAATTCAACAGGCAGCGACTAACGGAAATATCTTTGTAAATGATGTTCCGGTTAAATCCAACTACAAAGTAAAAGCATTTGATGTAGTGCGGGTTTTAATGGAGCAACCGCCTTTTGAAAACATTATAATCCCTGAAAATATTCCGCTGGATATTGTTTATGAAGATGATCAACTTTTGGTTATCAATAAACCGGCCGGATTGGTTGTGCATCCGGGACACGGAAATTATACCGGAACGCTGGTCAATGCATTGGCGTATCATTTTGAAAACTTACCGCTAAACAGTAGTGAGCGTCCGGGATTGGTACACCGAATCGATAAGGATACTACCGGTTTATTGGTGGTAGCTAAAACGGATATGGCTATGGCGTATCTGACCAAACAGTTTGCCGACAAAACTTCTGAAAGAGAATATGTGGCACTGGTATGGGGTAATATTGAAGAGGAGGAAGGAACGATTGAAGGCTATATCGGTCGCCACATGAAAGATCGAATGCAAATGGCGGTCTATGACAGTGAAGATTTCGGTAAACATGCGGTAACACATTATAAAGTGATCGAACGTTTCGGATATGTGACATTAGTTTCCTGTATTCTGGAAACCGGTCGTACACATCAGATTCGCGCACATATGAAGTCCATCGGACATACTTTATTTAATGATGAGCGTTATGGCGGACATCTGATTTTAAAAGGAACAACGTTTACCAAATACAAACAGTTTATTGATAATTGTTTTAAAACGTTGCCAAGACAAGCGTTACATGCTAAAACACTTGGTTTCGAACATCCGACAACCAAAGAGTTTATGCGATTTGACACAGAATTGCCACAGGATATGAAAGAATGTATCGAAAAATGGCGTACGTATTCGAAGTCCCATACAATGGAAGAAGAAGAATAA
- a CDS encoding IS3 family transposase, with product MFGINRQVYYRSIKRAKFRRTLAEQVVTLVKEQRIAQPRLGTRKLYHILITELKALKVGRDKFFSILKANHLLIHPKRSYHLTTWSHHRFRKHPNLIKELDITSPEQVWVSDITYIGKREKPCYLSLITDAYSKKIMGYDVSDSLSTQGCIRALKMARKNRIFKSESLIHHSDRGIQYCSDEYQYLLKKYSLKCSMTQNSDPYENAVAERINGILKQEFRIDTYHLELYLMKKLIDEIIKKYNQIRPHWSNYMLTPNQMHLQRSIKIKTYKTKNRSNSEATSV from the coding sequence TTGTTCGGGATAAACAGGCAGGTTTATTATCGAAGTATTAAGCGCGCTAAATTCAGAAGAACCTTGGCAGAACAGGTTGTAACACTTGTAAAAGAGCAACGTATAGCTCAACCTCGGTTAGGAACACGTAAACTGTATCATATTCTTATAACTGAACTTAAAGCATTAAAAGTAGGCCGAGATAAGTTTTTTTCTATTTTAAAAGCTAATCATTTATTGATACACCCCAAAAGGAGTTATCATCTTACCACATGGTCACACCATCGTTTTAGAAAACATCCTAACTTGATAAAAGAGCTGGATATTACAAGCCCGGAACAAGTGTGGGTATCAGATATCACCTATATTGGAAAACGAGAAAAGCCTTGTTATCTGAGTTTAATAACTGATGCCTATTCAAAAAAGATAATGGGATATGATGTATCTGATTCTCTCAGTACACAAGGCTGTATCAGAGCCTTAAAAATGGCTCGTAAGAATAGGATATTTAAGTCTGAATCATTGATACATCATTCAGACAGGGGAATACAATATTGTTCGGATGAGTATCAGTATTTATTAAAGAAATACAGTCTAAAATGCAGTATGACACAAAACTCAGATCCGTATGAAAACGCAGTGGCTGAAAGAATAAACGGAATATTAAAACAAGAGTTTAGAATTGATACCTATCATCTTGAACTATATTTAATGAAGAAACTCATAGATGAGATTATTAAAAAATATAACCAGATTAGACCACATTGGTCAAACTATATGCTAACACCTAATCAAATGCATTTACAAAGAAGTATTAAAATAAAAACTTATAAAACAAAAAACAGAAGTAACTCGGAAGCTACTTCTGTCTAA
- a CDS encoding tetratricopeptide repeat protein → MKFVFFLFGMLFTLNTFSQTPNEQARAKAKEAIKLMDNGEIDKSITLLEECQKIDPKDFIYSYEIAYAHMQKKDYEKAIAILNKTKKYQNINSQVYQMSGNCYSYLNQPEKAIKEYDAGLKIFPNSGNLHLEKGNVFLIQKKYDEAYSNYIKGVESDPMYSSNYYRLAQLLSDSNQKLSGLIYGEIFMNLERTTKRTLEVSKLLYKTYQDAITITNDSTKIDFCQIIITTNELENGKFKMPFCGIFGKNFMLAMTNEKEINLKSLAKMRSAFLQYYFKEDYKDYPNVLFDYHKKLQDHNLMESYTYYLLQMGNPEEFKKWQEQNQKQFQTFKDWYTDPENYLTITQTNAYLPD, encoded by the coding sequence ATGAAATTCGTTTTTTTTCTATTTGGTATGCTATTCACGCTGAATACATTTTCTCAAACTCCAAATGAACAAGCCAGGGCAAAAGCCAAGGAAGCCATTAAATTAATGGACAATGGTGAAATCGACAAAAGCATTACCCTTTTAGAAGAGTGTCAAAAAATTGACCCTAAAGATTTCATCTATTCGTATGAAATTGCCTATGCTCATATGCAGAAAAAAGATTACGAGAAAGCAATCGCTATTCTAAACAAAACCAAAAAGTACCAAAACATAAACAGTCAGGTATACCAAATGTCCGGTAATTGCTACAGTTACCTTAATCAGCCGGAAAAAGCAATAAAAGAATATGATGCGGGTTTAAAAATTTTCCCTAATTCGGGTAACCTTCACTTAGAAAAAGGAAATGTTTTTCTAATACAGAAAAAATACGATGAAGCCTATTCCAATTATATAAAAGGGGTGGAAAGTGATCCGATGTATTCTTCCAATTATTATCGTCTAGCTCAATTGCTATCAGATTCAAATCAAAAGCTTTCGGGACTTATTTATGGTGAGATTTTTATGAATCTGGAGCGAACAACTAAGCGAACTTTAGAAGTAAGTAAATTATTATATAAAACCTACCAAGATGCTATTACTATAACCAATGATAGTACTAAAATTGATTTCTGTCAAATTATTATTACGACAAATGAATTAGAAAACGGTAAATTTAAAATGCCATTCTGCGGTATATTCGGAAAGAATTTTATGTTGGCTATGACCAATGAAAAGGAAATTAATCTTAAATCATTAGCTAAAATGCGATCTGCTTTTTTACAATATTATTTTAAAGAGGATTATAAAGACTATCCGAATGTGCTTTTCGATTATCATAAAAAATTACAGGACCATAACTTAATGGAATCCTATACGTATTATCTGCTACAAATGGGTAATCCGGAAGAGTTCAAAAAATGGCAGGAACAAAACCAAAAGCAATTTCAGACATTTAAAGATTGGTATACCGATCCTGAAAATTATCTTACCATTACCCAAACAAACGCTTATTTGCCTGATTAA
- a CDS encoding PASTA domain-containing protein, which translates to MSWKKFLTSFTFFKNLALALIILIVFVVLVMQWLGYATNHGEEIPVPNLGKMSVEKAEEKLNDIDLEIHLLDTVDFRADFPPYSIVEQDPLPGVTVKDGRKVYVKVNSGGYSQVTVPDLIQKTYRQSLSTLRALGLDEGTIKYVPYMAKDVVLEMKQNGKPLKAGDKVLKASKIDLVLGDGKTGYVEETTNDSIPAKEQTTESNAE; encoded by the coding sequence ATGAGCTGGAAAAAGTTTTTAACTAGTTTTACATTCTTTAAAAATTTAGCATTAGCATTAATTATCCTTATTGTTTTTGTGGTTTTAGTGATGCAATGGCTGGGCTATGCAACCAATCACGGGGAAGAAATTCCGGTGCCGAATCTGGGCAAAATGAGCGTTGAAAAAGCCGAAGAAAAATTAAATGATATTGATCTGGAAATCCATTTGTTAGACACAGTTGATTTCAGAGCCGATTTTCCGCCGTATTCTATTGTGGAACAGGATCCGTTACCGGGTGTGACGGTAAAAGATGGCCGTAAAGTTTACGTTAAGGTAAATTCAGGCGGTTATTCGCAGGTTACCGTACCGGACTTGATTCAGAAAACATACCGTCAATCATTATCGACTTTACGAGCGCTTGGCTTAGATGAAGGAACGATAAAATATGTACCTTATATGGCTAAAGATGTCGTTTTGGAAATGAAACAAAACGGTAAACCATTAAAAGCAGGTGATAAAGTATTAAAAGCATCTAAAATCGATTTGGTTTTAGGAGACGGTAAAACCGGTTATGTAGAAGAAACTACAAACGACAGTATTCCGGCTAAAGAACAGACAACAGAAAGTAATGCAGAATAA